The Papaver somniferum cultivar HN1 chromosome 3, ASM357369v1, whole genome shotgun sequence genome includes a region encoding these proteins:
- the LOC113360809 gene encoding uncharacterized protein LOC113360809 — translation MDFGHLPFYNRELTLEDILRKPQRLPVKSLYKFAFGAETRLEQALALIDKLSLEELVEVMTFARMRRNIISAERNAHQELEGIFEEMSKYMAMDDAKVADLDDVTAGGAAAAPDASAGGGATEMMLLLQQMLLNLGIDPSNMVRGRGQGGPREALVDEVMERTRYDELSRTVEQLAGQVETLLQRHEHRLPPTDESNSDGTDDDNDTENPFAGRERESRIWESSFRIDIPEFHGSGLTPEDCIDWFSIVEEVLEFKRVPDDRVVPIVATRFRGRAAVWWRQLKASRIQKGITDTEEQLGYRYLGGLRETFQDSLNVFDYFSVSEVHQRALRLEKQLSRKSIRAAIGRPPASSSHTASAQQVVSTPKKFVPKCYRCGDPNHLENECRNAERPGKALLTEVNTAADVFADAEEIAAECDEVFLPGDQGDCLMIYRRSFLTPKVDADESWLQKNIFQTTCTIEGKMCRLIIDSDSCENVVSDEAVRKLKLPTKKHPSMYSLHCLSRRCLVKFSIGSVYEDVVWCDVVVMDACHLSLGRPWQYDRAVTHDGNLNTYSFIFKNTRVTLVPANVTVHVPVSPVASNFLSWRPFENEMLTEGMVFILYGLSREATSAVEVPACVQGMLSDFEDIFPVDLPEGLPPSRAIQHQIDLVPGAVLPNRSHYRMSPKEHTELQRQVGELLAKGLIRESLSPCAVPALLIPKKDGTWRMCVDSRAINKITVKYRFPIPRLDDILDQLHGATVFSKLDLRSGYHQIRIRPGYECKTAFKTREGLYEWLVMPFGLSNAPSTFMRVMNEVLKPLLGKFVVVYFDDILVYSTNLDCHLCHLRKVLVVLRQQHFFSATKKCVFCTDRILFLGYVISKDGISVDESKVDDVRTWPFPQTIHEARSFHGF, via the exons aTGGACTTCGGACACCTACCATTTTACAATCGGGAGTTAACCTTGGAAGATATTCTGAGGAAACCACAAAGATTGCCAGTGAAAAGTCTATATAAGTTTGCTTTCGGAGCTGAGACCCGTCTTGAACAAGCCCTTGCACTGATTGATAAGCTTTCACTTGAAGAGCTTGTTGAGGTCATGACATTCGCCAGGATGAGGAGAAATATTATTTCAGCTGAGAGGAATGCCCACCAAGAATTGGAAGGTATTTTTGAAGAAATGTCTAAATATATGGCCATGGATGATGCAAAAGTTGCTGATCTTGATGATGTTACTGCTGGTGGTGCTGCAGCTGCTCCAGATGCTAGTGCTGGTGGTGGTGCTACTGAAatgatgttgttgctgcagcaAATGCTCCTG AATCTGGGTATCGATCCTTCCAACATGGTTCGTGGTAGAGGTCAGGGTGGTCCTCGCGAAgctctggttgatgaggtgatGGAGAGAACTAGGTACGATGAACTATCACGCACGGTTGAGCAGCTCGCTGGTCAAGTAGAAACATTGTTACAACGACATGAGCACCGTCTACCTCCTACGGATGAATCCAATTCGGATGGAACAGATGACGATAATGATACTGAAAACCCCTTTGCTGGGCGTGAGCGTGAATCTAGGATTTGGGAATCATCATTCCGCATAGATATTCCTGAGTTTCATGGTAGCGGTTTAACACCGGAAGATTGTATCGACTGGTTCTCTATTGTGGAGGAAGTTCTGGAATTTAAGAGGGTTCCTGATGATCGAGTGGTTCCGATTGTGGCTACGCGCTTTCGAGGAAGGGCtgctgtttggtggcgtcagttGAAAGCTTCACGAATTCAAAAAG gtattaCAGACACTGAAGAACAACTTGGCTATCGATACTTAGGGGGTTTGCGTGAGACTTTTCAAGATTCCCTTAATGTGTTTGACTATTTTTCTGTGTCTGAGGTTCATCAGCGTGCTTTGCGATTGGAGAAACAACTATCTCGTAAGTCGATTCGGGCAGCAATCGGCCGTCCTCCGGCTTCTTCTTCTCATACTGCTTCCGCACAACAGGTTGTTAGTACGCCTAAAAAGTTTGTTCCTAAGTGCTATCGTTGTGGAGATCCGAATCACTTGGAAAACGAGTGTCGCAATGCTGAAAGACCTGGTAAGGCTTTGCTTACAGAGGTGAATACTGCTGCTGATGTCTTTGCTGATGCGGAGGAGATAGCAGCTGAGTGCGATGAGGTGTTCCTGCCAGGGGACCAAGGTGACTGTTTGATGATCTACCGTCGCTCGTTTCTTACACCTAAAGTTGACGCTGACGAGTCATGGCTACAAAAGAACATCTTCCAGACAACGTGTACTATTGAAGGCAAGATGTGCCGTTTGATCATTGATTCCGACAGCTGTGAAAATGTGGTGTCTGACGAGGCTGTTCGGAAACTCAAGCTTCCCACAAAAAAACATCCTAGCATGTATTCTCTTCACTGTCTTAGCAGGCGTTGTCTTGTGAAGTTTTCCATTGGTTCTGTCTATGAAGATGTCGTGTGGTGTGATGTCGTGGTAATGGATGCCTGTCATCTGTCGTTGGGTCGACCATGGCAATACGATAGGGCAGTGACTCATGATGGTAATCTGAATACATACTCATTCATATTTAAGAATACTCGTGTTACGCTGGTTCCTGCCAATGTGACGGTGCATGTACCTGTTTCTCCCGTGGCCTCCAATTTTCTTTCTTGGCGTCCGTTTGAGAATGAGATGCTCACTGAGGGGATGGTGTTCATCTTGTATGGTCTCTCTCGTGAGGCTACATCTGCTGTGGAGGTTCCAGCATGTGTCCAGGGGATGTTATCGGACTTTGAGGATATCTTCCCAGTTGATCTTCCAGAGGGGTTGCCTCCTTCTCGAGCTATTCAGCACCAGATAGACTTGGTGCCTGGTGCAGTGCTTCCTAATCGATCTCATTATCGCATGAGTCCAAAAGAACATACAGAACTACAACGTCAAGTGGGGGAGTTATTAGCCAAAGGTCTTATCAGGGAAAGTCTCAGCCCTTGCGCGGTCCCGGCGTTGCTCATTCCTAAGAAGGATGGTACATGGCGCATGTGCGTGGATAGTCGTGCTATTAATAAGATTACGGTAAAGTATCGCTTTCCTATTCCTAGGTTGGACGATATACTTGACCAGCTTCATGGTGCTACGGTTTTTAGCAAATTGGATTTGCGTAGTGGCTACCATCAGATTCGTATACGACCAGGATATGAATGTAAGACCGCTTTTAAAACGAGGGAAGGGCTTtatgaatggttggtgatgccgtTTGGTCTCTCCAATGCTCCTAGTACATTTATGCGCGTAATGAACGAAGTATTAAAACCACTTTTGGGTAAGTTTGTTGTCGtttatttcgatgacatcttGGTTTATAGTACTAACTTGGATTGTCACTTGTGTCATCTTCGTAAGGTCTTAGTAGTTTTACGCCAGCAACATTTCTTTTCTGCTACAAAGAAGTGTGTTTTTTGTACGGATCGTATTCTGTTTCTTGGATACGTCATATCCAAGGATGGCATCTCGGTGGATGAGTCTAAGGTCGATGATGTACGTACTTGGCCTTTCCCCCAAACAATCCATGAGGCTCGGAGTTTTCACGGGTTTTAG